CTGGTCATTGCCATTGGCCCCGAGCATTTCACCGAATTCCTGCGCGGCGGCTTCGACATTGACGCGCATTTTCGCACGGCGCCGCTCGACAGGAATATTCCTGTGCTGATGGGTCTGCTCGGCGTGTGGCATCGCAACGTCATGAAGCGCGGCGCTCATGCCGTCATTCCCTACGATCAGCGCCTCGCGCGTTTTCCCGCCTATCTCCAGCAGCTCGACATGGAGTCAAACGGCAAGTCCGTCACGCGCGACGGCAGGCTGGTGACGCATGAGACCGGGCCGGTGATTTTCGGCGAGCCGGGCACCAATGGCCAGCACGCCTTTTTCCAGTTGCTGCATCAGGGCACGGACGTCACGCCGATCGACTTCCTCGTTGCGGCCGAACCCACCGCCGCCGACGCGCATCATCATGCGCTGCTGTTCTCCAACTGTCTTGCGCAGGCAGAAGCCTTCATGCGCGGGCGCAGGCTGGAAGAGGCCAAGGAACAGTTGCGCGGGCAGGGGCTCTCGGCTGACGAGATTGACTCGCTCGCGCCGCACAAGGTGTTTTCCGGCGACCGGCCGTCGAGCGTGTTTCTGTATCGCCGCCTCGATCCGCGCACGCTCGGCCGACTGGTCGCGCTCTACGAGCACAAGGTCTTTGTGCAATCGGTGATCTGGGACATCAACCCCTTCGATCAGTGGGGCGTCGAGCTCGGCAAGGAGCTGGCCAACCGGCTCGCGCCGATTGTCGAGAACGCGGATGCGCCGACGGCGGGACTGGATGGTTCGACGGCGGGGTTGATAGGCTGGCGGCGTGCGAGAGGGTGATCTCTCCTTGCCCCGGCGGCAGGAACGCGAGGCTCAGCAGCTTTGGCGACTTCGCTCCGGCGATGTGTCCAGCCTTCTCGGGCCGGCGAAGCCCTTCGTGTTCGGCACGAACAAACGCTTATCCCCGGCCCAGCCATTCGCGGGGGCGTCGTCGCTGGCGCTTCCCGCAATGACGCTTTCACCTGCTTGAGAGCGTTGCGCCATCATACCGCCTTCGCCACGAGAATGCTGGTCAGCGTTGGCAGCGCATTGCGCAACAGCCGGAAGCCGCCGAATCCCGACTGCCGCAGCAGCGCCTCTATTTCCTCGACGCGGCGCGGCTCGCCACGTCCCATGGCCAGCGTGTAGAAGCCGTAATAGGCGTCGAGCGGCTCCGCGCCTTTCACGCCTGACATGGCTTCGATGATGAGCAGCGTCGCGCCCGGCTCCAGCGCCGCGCGGACATTGCGCAGCAGGGCAAGCGCGCGGTCGTCGTCCTGATCGTGAACGATGCGGATGAGCGTCACGACATCGGCGCCCTTCGGCAGCGGATCGCGCAGGAAGTCGCCGCCGCAGACTTGTGCGCGCGGCAGGACGCCTGCGGCTTCGAAACGCGCGCGGGCGCGATCCGCGACGGCGGGGAGATCGACCAGCGTGACCTGAAGGTCGGGCGCGCGCGCCGCCGCCGCGCAGAGGAACACGCCCTCGCCGCCGCCCACGTCCATCAGCCGCTTGTGCCGGGAGATGTCATAGGCGTCGAGCGCCTCCTGCGCGACCATCGGCTGCGACGCCGCCATCAGCGCGCTATAGGGCCCGACCTGCTCGGCCGCGAGCGCCTTCGGCTTTTCGAGGTCGGAATAGGGCCAGTAATCGGCGAGGACGGCGCGCTTTTCGCCGCGCAGCAGGGCGAGCGGATCGGCGAGATCGGCGTAGAGCAGCGGCTGGTGCTCGACCAGAGACAGCGCCGCGCGATTGCCGGCGAAGGCCGCGCCAAGCTGCCCCAGCCCGTAG
The DNA window shown above is from Methylocystis echinoides and carries:
- a CDS encoding methyltransferase, with translation MAQILDRLVGDWLDRLRARRDRLIADPAFQRWSLANPLARIVARRRARAALDLTAGFVYSQVLFTCARLRLFDILIDGPLPLPELADQLGLPAEAARRLLDAAVSLDLAERRSGGRYGLGQLGAAFAGNRAALSLVEHQPLLYADLADPLALLRGEKRAVLADYWPYSDLEKPKALAAEQVGPYSALMAASQPMVAQEALDAYDISRHKRLMDVGGGEGVFLCAAAARAPDLQVTLVDLPAVADRARARFEAAGVLPRAQVCGGDFLRDPLPKGADVVTLIRIVHDQDDDRALALLRNVRAALEPGATLLIIEAMSGVKGAEPLDAYYGFYTLAMGRGEPRRVEEIEALLRQSGFGGFRLLRNALPTLTSILVAKAV